A single window of Armatimonadota bacterium DNA harbors:
- the rpoD gene encoding RNA polymerase sigma factor RpoD — translation MPAKANKKKAGVPEIRPLSDDLFPELRDLIELGRKKGHLLYEEIVRAIPAVETDAEESERVFNLLQEMDIVVKDREDEEEEDQEKAVEVETLEGISVDDPVRMYLKEIGRVPLLTAQEEVELAKRMEKGDEEAKRKLIEANLRLVVAIAKKYVGRGMLFLDLIQEGNLGLIRAVEKFDWRKGYKFSTYATWWIRQAITRALADQARTIRIPVHMVETINKLVRVSRQLLQQKGREPTPEEIAEEMGLTPERVREIMKIAQEPISLETPIGEEEDSHLGDFIEDQEALAPAEAASYTLLKEQLESVLETLTPRERKVLKLRFGLDDGRPRTLEEVGREFGVTRERIRQIEAKALRKLRHPSRSKRLRDFIE, via the coding sequence ATGCCTGCGAAGGCGAACAAGAAGAAGGCGGGCGTGCCGGAAATCCGGCCGCTTTCGGACGATCTCTTCCCCGAGCTCCGGGACCTCATCGAGCTCGGTCGGAAGAAGGGGCATCTCCTGTACGAGGAGATCGTGCGGGCCATCCCCGCGGTGGAGACGGACGCGGAGGAGAGCGAGCGGGTCTTCAACCTCCTCCAGGAGATGGACATCGTCGTCAAGGACCGGGAGGACGAGGAGGAAGAGGACCAGGAAAAGGCGGTGGAGGTGGAGACCCTGGAAGGGATCTCCGTGGACGACCCTGTCCGCATGTACCTGAAGGAGATCGGCCGGGTGCCGTTGCTGACCGCGCAGGAGGAGGTGGAGCTTGCCAAGCGCATGGAGAAGGGCGATGAGGAGGCGAAGCGTAAGCTCATCGAGGCCAACCTGCGCTTGGTGGTGGCCATTGCGAAGAAGTACGTGGGTCGGGGCATGCTCTTTCTGGACCTCATCCAGGAGGGGAATCTGGGTCTGATCCGGGCCGTGGAGAAGTTCGACTGGCGCAAGGGCTATAAGTTCAGTACCTACGCCACCTGGTGGATCCGGCAGGCCATCACCCGGGCCCTGGCGGATCAGGCTCGAACCATCCGCATCCCCGTGCACATGGTGGAGACCATCAACAAGCTGGTGCGCGTGAGCCGGCAGCTCCTACAGCAGAAAGGGCGCGAGCCCACCCCGGAGGAGATCGCGGAGGAGATGGGCCTCACGCCGGAGCGGGTACGGGAGATCATGAAGATCGCCCAGGAGCCCATCTCCCTGGAGACCCCCATCGGGGAGGAGGAGGACTCGCATCTCGGAGACTTCATCGAGGACCAGGAGGCCCTGGCGCCCGCGGAGGCCGCCAGCTACACCCTTCTTAAGGAGCAGCTGGAGAGCGTGCTGGAGACCCTGACCCCGCGGGAGCGGAAGGTCTTGAAGCTGCGGTTCGGGCTGGACGACGGCCGGCCCCGCACCCTGGAGGAGGTGGGCCGGGAGTTCGGGGTTACCCGGGAGCGCATTCGCCAGATCGAGGCCAAGGCGCTGCGCAAGCTGCGCCATCCCTCCCGCAGCAAGCGGCTCCGGGACTTCATCGAATAG
- a CDS encoding adenosylhomocysteinase, producing the protein MRFEVKDPTLASHGRDRIAWAEREMPVVRLIRDRFAREKPLAGHRIAACLHVTSETAVLVQTLVAGGAEVALCASNPLSTQDEVAAALAEEGVPVFAIRGEDRETYYRHIQQALELQPHLTLDDGADLVTTLHTRRTDLLEGVVGGTEETTTGVLRLRAMAREGALRYPIVAVNDAKTKHWFDNRYGTGQSALDGILRATNLLLAGRRVVVCGYGACGRGVAARARGLGAHVIVTEVDPLPALEAVMDGFVVMPSLEAARVGEVFVTVTGNRGVLRREHFDRMRDGAVLANAGHFDVEIDLRALEAMSVGRRRVREHVDEYILPDGRRLYVLAEGRLVNLAAAEGHPAAVMDMSFANQALCVEWLVHAGRGLAPQVYPVPEAIDRQVAALKLQSMGVRIDELTPEQRAYLESWREGT; encoded by the coding sequence GTGCGGTTCGAGGTCAAAGATCCCACTCTCGCGTCCCATGGGCGCGACCGCATCGCGTGGGCGGAGCGGGAGATGCCCGTGGTGCGGCTTATCCGGGACCGGTTCGCCCGGGAGAAACCCCTCGCGGGGCATCGCATCGCCGCATGTCTGCACGTCACCAGCGAAACCGCGGTCCTGGTGCAGACCCTGGTGGCGGGGGGAGCGGAGGTGGCCCTGTGTGCCAGCAACCCCCTCTCCACCCAGGATGAGGTGGCCGCGGCCCTGGCGGAGGAAGGGGTGCCGGTCTTCGCCATCCGCGGGGAGGACCGCGAGACTTACTACCGCCACATCCAGCAGGCCCTGGAGCTCCAGCCGCACCTCACCCTGGACGACGGTGCGGATCTCGTGACCACCCTCCATACCCGGCGCACGGACCTCCTGGAAGGCGTGGTGGGCGGAACCGAAGAGACCACCACGGGCGTCCTCCGGCTCCGGGCCATGGCCCGGGAGGGGGCCCTGCGGTATCCCATCGTGGCGGTGAACGACGCGAAGACCAAGCACTGGTTCGACAACCGGTATGGAACCGGCCAGTCAGCCCTGGACGGGATCCTGCGGGCCACGAACCTCCTGCTGGCGGGCCGGAGGGTGGTGGTGTGTGGGTACGGGGCCTGTGGCCGAGGGGTAGCGGCTCGGGCACGAGGGCTGGGCGCGCACGTCATCGTCACGGAGGTGGACCCGCTCCCGGCCCTGGAGGCGGTGATGGATGGGTTTGTGGTGATGCCCTCCCTGGAGGCCGCCCGGGTTGGGGAGGTGTTCGTGACGGTGACCGGGAACCGCGGGGTCCTGCGGCGGGAGCACTTCGATCGGATGCGGGACGGGGCGGTGCTGGCGAACGCGGGCCACTTCGATGTGGAGATCGACCTCAGGGCTCTGGAAGCTATGAGCGTGGGGCGGCGACGGGTGCGGGAGCACGTGGACGAGTACATCCTTCCGGACGGCCGACGGCTGTACGTGCTGGCGGAGGGGCGGCTCGTGAACCTCGCGGCCGCGGAGGGACATCCCGCCGCGGTCATGGACATGTCGTTCGCGAACCAGGCCCTGTGCGTGGAGTGGCTCGTGCACGCAGGGCGTGGGCTCGCGCCCCAGGTGTACCCGGTGCCGGAGGCCATCGACCGGCAGGTGGCGGCCCTGAAGCTTCAGAGCATGGGCGTTCGGATCGACGAGCTCACCCCGGAGCAGCGGGCGTATCTGGAGTCCTGGCGGGAGGGGACATAG
- a CDS encoding ComF family protein: MGFRGDGRLSGLLRPWLRVVLDLLFPPRCQVCGAGGSFPLCEDCLGRFSRIGPPLCQVCGRPLRGPQDLAFTCIPCRACKDPLRMRAFGLYEGRLRDALHAFKYRRRIALADPLGQVLAAVVRGDPVLSAADALVPVPLHPSRERERGFNQAEELAKVLARQTGIPLLRALVRVRPTVPQVDLSEAERRSNVRGAFSVRAPVRGLRAVLVDDVRTTGSTLAECARTLRKGGGKVVGAVTVAMALRDP; this comes from the coding sequence ATGGGATTCCGGGGGGACGGCCGGCTTTCAGGACTCCTCCGGCCTTGGCTAAGGGTCGTTCTGGATCTCCTGTTTCCTCCCCGCTGCCAGGTGTGCGGAGCGGGAGGGAGTTTCCCCTTGTGTGAGGACTGCCTGGGGCGGTTCTCCCGCATCGGACCGCCCCTTTGCCAGGTGTGCGGCCGACCCCTTCGGGGTCCCCAGGACCTCGCCTTCACGTGTATCCCGTGCCGGGCCTGCAAGGATCCTCTGCGGATGCGGGCCTTCGGGCTCTACGAGGGCCGATTGCGGGACGCCCTGCACGCTTTCAAGTACCGCCGCCGGATCGCGCTCGCAGACCCCCTGGGGCAGGTGCTGGCGGCGGTGGTCCGGGGGGATCCGGTTCTCTCCGCTGCGGACGCCCTCGTCCCAGTACCCCTGCATCCAAGCCGGGAGCGGGAGCGGGGCTTCAACCAGGCCGAGGAACTGGCGAAGGTCCTCGCGAGGCAGACCGGGATTCCTCTCCTCCGGGCCCTCGTGCGGGTCCGGCCCACGGTGCCCCAGGTGGACCTTTCGGAGGCGGAGCGTCGGAGCAACGTCCGGGGTGCCTTCTCCGTACGCGCACCCGTGAGGGGGCTTCGGGCGGTGCTCGTAGACGACGTGCGCACCACGGGCAGCACCCTGGCGGAGTGCGCCCGAACGCTCCGGAAGGGGGGCGGGAAGGTGGTGGGGGCGGTGACGGTGGCCATGGCGCTTCGGGACCCGTAG
- a CDS encoding nucleotidyltransferase family protein, with protein MQAIILAGGKGERLRPYTQDRPKPMVEVLGIPILGYQIQWLRVQGITDIVIACGYRHEVIRDYFGDGRKWGVRIRYSVEEEPLGRGGALRQAMGLVEEDVCIATNGDVITNVRIQEVLAQHRANGWLVTVVLTPFVSPYGIVEVAGDGRIVAFREKPELPYWINAGIYVLNREVEALLPEVGDHETTTFPRLAAEGRLGGFRSRAYWKGVDTMKDLSEVSKDLEDRLLSAFLG; from the coding sequence ATGCAGGCCATCATCCTCGCCGGAGGAAAGGGGGAACGGCTGCGCCCCTACACCCAGGACCGCCCCAAACCCATGGTGGAGGTGCTGGGGATTCCCATCCTGGGCTACCAGATCCAGTGGCTCCGGGTGCAGGGGATCACGGACATCGTGATCGCCTGCGGGTACCGGCACGAGGTGATTCGGGACTACTTCGGGGACGGTCGCAAGTGGGGAGTGCGGATCCGGTACTCCGTGGAGGAGGAGCCCTTGGGCCGGGGCGGAGCCCTCCGGCAGGCCATGGGTCTTGTGGAGGAGGATGTGTGCATCGCCACCAACGGGGACGTCATCACCAACGTGCGGATCCAGGAGGTGCTGGCCCAGCACCGGGCGAACGGGTGGCTCGTGACCGTGGTCCTCACCCCCTTCGTCAGCCCCTACGGCATCGTGGAGGTGGCAGGGGACGGTCGGATCGTGGCCTTCCGGGAGAAGCCGGAGCTGCCGTACTGGATCAACGCGGGGATCTACGTGCTGAACCGAGAGGTCGAGGCGCTGCTCCCGGAGGTGGGGGATCACGAGACCACCACCTTCCCCCGTCTCGCCGCGGAGGGCCGGTTGGGCGGGTTTCGGTCCCGGGCATACTGGAAGGGGGTGGACACCATGAAGGACCTCTCCGAGGTCAGCAAGGACCTGGAGGATCGGCTGCTCTCCGCGTTTCTGGGGTGA
- the hisS gene encoding histidine--tRNA ligase has product MVKYQAPRGMRDVLPPESERWQRVLARCREFAHRYGYREIRTPVVEHTEVFLRGVGEGTDIVEKEMYTFTDRGGRSLTLRPEGTAAVMRAYLEHGLHTWPQPVKLYYVAEMFRYDRPQAGRYRQHTQFGAEILGTSSPAADVEVLALPIRILQSLGLREIRVHLNSVGDAACRPPYLRRLREYFERFVDQLDEDSRRRLQTNPLRIFDSKVERTREIARDAPKMLDYLCDACRMHFEEVVRRFAWLGILTEVDPFIVRGLDYYTRTAAEVFSGRLGAQNAVFGGGRYDGLAEALGGPPTPGVGFGLGIERLLLVLEQEGVVPEDTWRVEVYVASRGPRAEQEAFGLLDRLRETGFRAEGDLMGRSLSAQLRHAARLGAQFAVILEDAGLAREEAVVRDLRVGTQRVVPLSRVVGVLQEGSG; this is encoded by the coding sequence GTGGTGAAGTACCAGGCACCCCGCGGGATGCGGGACGTGCTCCCCCCGGAGTCCGAGCGGTGGCAACGCGTGCTCGCCCGGTGTCGGGAGTTCGCGCACCGGTACGGGTACCGGGAGATCCGGACCCCCGTGGTGGAGCACACGGAGGTGTTCCTGCGAGGTGTAGGGGAAGGGACGGACATCGTGGAGAAGGAGATGTACACCTTCACGGACCGGGGAGGGCGCAGCCTCACCCTCCGGCCCGAGGGAACAGCCGCGGTGATGCGGGCGTACCTCGAGCACGGCCTCCACACCTGGCCGCAGCCCGTGAAGCTGTACTACGTCGCGGAGATGTTCCGGTACGATCGCCCGCAGGCGGGGCGGTACCGACAGCACACCCAGTTCGGTGCGGAGATCCTGGGCACCTCCTCTCCCGCCGCGGACGTGGAGGTGCTCGCGCTTCCCATCCGAATCCTGCAGAGCCTGGGGTTACGGGAGATCCGGGTGCACCTCAACAGCGTGGGGGATGCGGCCTGTCGGCCGCCCTACCTTCGGCGGCTCCGGGAGTACTTCGAGCGGTTCGTGGACCAGTTGGACGAGGACAGCCGTCGGAGGCTGCAGACGAACCCGCTGCGCATCTTCGATTCCAAGGTGGAGCGCACCCGGGAGATCGCCCGAGATGCGCCCAAGATGCTGGACTACCTCTGTGACGCGTGCCGGATGCACTTCGAGGAGGTGGTGCGGCGGTTCGCGTGGCTCGGGATCCTCACGGAGGTGGACCCCTTCATCGTGCGGGGACTCGACTACTACACCCGGACGGCCGCAGAGGTCTTCAGCGGGAGGCTTGGCGCTCAGAACGCGGTCTTCGGCGGCGGGCGGTACGATGGGCTCGCGGAGGCCCTGGGAGGACCTCCGACGCCCGGCGTGGGCTTCGGCCTGGGGATCGAGCGGTTGCTGCTGGTCCTGGAGCAGGAGGGGGTGGTGCCGGAGGACACCTGGCGGGTGGAGGTGTACGTCGCGAGCCGCGGCCCGCGGGCAGAACAGGAGGCCTTCGGGCTCCTGGATCGGCTGCGGGAAACTGGGTTTCGGGCCGAGGGAGACCTCATGGGCCGGAGCCTCAGCGCCCAGCTGCGGCATGCGGCGCGCCTCGGGGCGCAGTTCGCGGTGATCCTGGAGGACGCGGGTCTGGCGCGAGAAGAGGCGGTGGTCCGGGACCTCCGGGTGGGCACGCAACGGGTGGTCCCCCTGAGCCGGGTGGTAGGGGTTCTGCAGGAGGGGTCGGGATGA
- the aspS gene encoding aspartate--tRNA ligase, whose translation MRPTRFRTHGCGELRPEHAGQRVRLCGWVHRRRDLGSLIFLDLRDRSGIVQVIASPQTPQAHAVADQARSEYVVQVEGEVVLRPPHTVNPKLATGAVEVRAHRMEILNPSRTPPFEISDEEDVDEAVRLRYRYLDLRRPSMQHNLLLRHRLAQATREFLSQEGFVEVETPHLIRTTPEGARDFLVPSRLHPGKFYVLPQSPQLLKQILMVAGFDRYFQLARCFRDEDLRADRQPEFTQIDLEMSFVDREDVLELSERLLHHLLREVMGIEVPLPFPRLPYAEAMARYGTDKPDLRYGLEIADLTEIFAHSEVRVFREVVAAGGVVRGLCVPGQADLSRKALEELRERAVTEGLRGLVPLGLTPEGPRGAIARNLTEGQLDALREALGARTGDLVLLAADDPPRVSVALGRLRQELARRLGLIPPNTFRFAWVVDFPLLEYDPEGGRYVAVHHPFTAPMDEDLPLLETDPLRVRAKAYDLVLNGVEVGGGSIRIHRRELQERIFTLLGLSPEQAQARFGFLLEAFQYGAPPHGGIAFGFDRLVMLLAGRDTIRDVIAFPKTASATDLMMGAPSEVDPEQLREVHIAVIPPG comes from the coding sequence ATGAGGCCTACCCGGTTCCGCACCCACGGTTGCGGGGAACTGCGGCCCGAGCACGCGGGTCAGCGCGTGCGTCTGTGCGGGTGGGTACACCGCCGTCGGGATCTGGGGAGCCTGATCTTCCTAGATCTGCGGGACCGGTCCGGCATCGTGCAGGTGATCGCGAGCCCGCAGACCCCACAGGCCCATGCGGTCGCGGACCAGGCCCGCTCAGAGTACGTGGTACAGGTCGAGGGGGAAGTGGTCCTCCGCCCGCCCCACACGGTGAACCCGAAGCTGGCGACCGGGGCGGTGGAGGTGCGAGCCCATCGGATGGAAATCCTGAATCCCTCCCGTACGCCCCCCTTTGAGATCTCCGACGAGGAGGACGTGGACGAGGCCGTCCGGCTCCGCTACCGATACCTCGATCTGCGGCGGCCCAGCATGCAGCATAACCTCCTCCTCCGGCACCGGCTCGCACAGGCCACCCGGGAGTTCCTGAGCCAGGAGGGGTTTGTGGAGGTCGAGACCCCTCACCTCATCCGGACCACGCCGGAGGGTGCCCGGGACTTCCTCGTGCCCAGCCGCCTGCATCCGGGCAAGTTCTACGTGCTGCCGCAGTCCCCGCAGCTCCTCAAGCAGATCCTCATGGTGGCGGGTTTCGATCGGTACTTCCAGCTCGCCCGCTGCTTCCGGGACGAGGATCTGCGGGCCGACCGCCAGCCGGAGTTCACCCAGATCGACCTGGAGATGTCCTTCGTGGACCGGGAGGATGTGCTGGAACTCAGCGAGCGCCTCCTCCACCACCTCCTCCGGGAGGTGATGGGGATCGAGGTGCCCCTTCCCTTCCCACGGCTCCCGTACGCGGAGGCCATGGCCCGGTACGGGACGGACAAGCCGGATCTGCGCTACGGCCTGGAGATCGCGGACCTCACCGAAATCTTCGCCCACAGCGAGGTGCGGGTCTTCCGGGAGGTCGTGGCAGCCGGGGGAGTGGTGCGGGGCCTTTGCGTTCCTGGGCAGGCGGATCTGAGCCGGAAAGCCCTCGAGGAGCTGCGGGAGCGGGCGGTGACCGAGGGGCTGAGAGGCCTGGTTCCCCTGGGACTCACCCCCGAGGGCCCGAGGGGGGCGATCGCCAGGAACCTCACCGAGGGGCAGCTGGATGCGTTACGGGAAGCCCTGGGCGCCCGCACGGGGGATCTGGTGCTCCTCGCCGCGGACGATCCGCCGCGGGTCTCCGTGGCCCTGGGGAGGTTACGGCAGGAGCTGGCGCGCCGGCTCGGTCTCATTCCTCCCAACACCTTTCGGTTCGCATGGGTGGTGGACTTCCCGCTGCTGGAGTACGACCCGGAAGGGGGACGGTACGTGGCCGTGCACCACCCCTTCACCGCGCCCATGGACGAGGACCTGCCCCTGCTGGAGACGGATCCCCTCCGGGTGCGAGCGAAGGCCTACGATCTCGTGCTGAACGGTGTGGAGGTGGGAGGAGGGAGCATCCGAATCCACCGGCGGGAGCTGCAGGAGCGGATCTTTACCCTCCTGGGCCTCTCGCCGGAGCAGGCCCAGGCACGGTTCGGGTTCCTCCTGGAGGCTTTCCAGTACGGAGCCCCCCCGCATGGTGGCATCGCCTTCGGGTTCGATCGGCTCGTGATGCTGCTGGCCGGGAGGGACACCATCCGGGACGTGATCGCCTTCCCCAAGACCGCCAGCGCCACGGATCTGATGATGGGGGCACCCAGCGAGGTGGACCCGGAGCAGCTCCGGGAGGTGCACATCGCCGTCATCCCCCCGGGGTAG
- a CDS encoding replication-associated recombination protein A, translating into MALFEPDQASLPLAARMRPRTLEEFVGQQHLVGPGRFLHRLLTSGELASLILYGPPGTGKTSLARVLSNVLRAHFVSLNAVTSGVADVRRVIQEARDRLRYRGERTVLFIDEIHRFNRAQQDLLLPAVEEGTVVLIGATTQNPFFDVNPTLLSRCRLLRLEPLRPEEIQEIVERALRDPERGLGRERVELSPEALAHLVDAANGDARVALNALEMAVRTTPPDADGVRRVGLGAVEEALQRRVIRYDRSGDEHYDVASAFIKSLRGSDPDAAVYWLVRMLEAGEDPRFIARRLVVHAAEDVGLADPLALIVAVAAAHAVEFVGLPEARIPLAEAALYIACAPKSNAVVRALAQARSDLERLPALPVPPHLRDASYPGSAQLGHGRGYRYPHDFPDGFVEQDYLPENLQGRVYYEPTDRGHEAKIRERLQRLWKDRRRPPKGASRKSPSG; encoded by the coding sequence ATGGCACTGTTCGAGCCAGACCAGGCCTCGCTTCCCCTCGCGGCACGGATGCGGCCGCGCACCCTGGAGGAGTTCGTGGGGCAACAGCACCTGGTGGGGCCCGGCAGGTTCCTCCACCGGCTTCTGACCTCCGGGGAGCTCGCTTCCCTGATCCTGTACGGCCCTCCGGGAACCGGCAAGACCTCCCTGGCCAGGGTTTTGAGCAACGTCCTCCGAGCCCACTTCGTCTCCCTCAACGCGGTGACGAGCGGCGTGGCGGATGTGCGGCGGGTGATCCAGGAGGCCAGGGATCGGCTCCGGTACCGGGGGGAGCGGACCGTGCTTTTCATCGACGAGATCCACCGGTTCAACCGAGCTCAGCAGGATCTCCTGCTCCCCGCGGTGGAGGAGGGCACCGTGGTGCTCATCGGCGCCACCACCCAGAATCCCTTCTTCGACGTGAACCCCACCCTGCTCTCCCGCTGTCGCCTCCTGCGCCTGGAGCCCCTGCGGCCGGAGGAGATCCAGGAGATCGTGGAGCGGGCCCTGCGGGATCCCGAGCGAGGGTTGGGCAGGGAACGGGTGGAGCTCAGCCCGGAGGCCCTGGCGCACCTGGTGGATGCCGCGAACGGGGATGCCCGGGTGGCCCTCAACGCCCTGGAGATGGCGGTCCGGACCACGCCGCCGGATGCGGACGGTGTACGACGGGTGGGGCTCGGGGCGGTGGAGGAGGCGTTGCAGCGGCGGGTGATCCGGTACGACAGATCCGGAGACGAGCACTACGACGTGGCGAGCGCCTTCATCAAGAGCCTGCGGGGCTCGGATCCGGACGCCGCGGTGTACTGGCTCGTCCGGATGCTGGAGGCCGGAGAGGATCCCAGGTTCATCGCCCGTCGCCTGGTGGTGCACGCGGCGGAGGACGTGGGGCTCGCGGATCCCCTGGCACTCATCGTGGCCGTTGCGGCCGCGCACGCGGTGGAATTCGTAGGCCTACCCGAGGCCCGGATCCCCCTCGCGGAAGCCGCCCTCTACATCGCGTGCGCGCCGAAGAGCAACGCGGTGGTGCGGGCCTTAGCTCAGGCCCGTTCGGATCTGGAGCGGCTTCCTGCTCTTCCGGTTCCCCCGCACCTGCGGGACGCTTCCTACCCGGGGAGTGCGCAGCTTGGCCACGGCCGGGGCTACCGCTATCCGCACGACTTCCCCGACGGGTTCGTGGAGCAGGACTACCTCCCGGAGAATCTCCAGGGACGCGTGTACTACGAGCCCACGGATCGGGGGCATGAGGCGAAGATCCGCGAGCGCCTGCAGCGCCTCTGGAAGGACCGCCGGCGGCCGCCCAAGGGTGCTTCCCGGAAATCCCCCTCCGGGTGA
- a CDS encoding DUF1932 domain-containing protein — MRSRVSATSLGVAVFGLGEAGSAMAEDLARAGARVVSWDPQPKRVPQGVILARDPLTAIAGAEVVLVLTPPAAALEVASAVGGQLRPGQVYADCNSTSPAVKRRAAALVEPSGALFADVALMAPVPGRGIRTPALASGPGAGALADRLAPLGMPVRVLGPEVGLAAGRKLVRSVFMKGLAVSVLEALAAGRALGCESEVYEDISRTLEEADASLLHRLVEGTYRHAARRMDEMRAACELLDELGIPGRVARACAAWLEELAGRS; from the coding sequence GTGCGGTCCCGGGTCTCCGCGACTTCCCTGGGAGTGGCCGTGTTCGGCCTGGGTGAGGCCGGCAGCGCGATGGCGGAGGACCTGGCCCGGGCAGGGGCCCGGGTGGTGAGCTGGGATCCGCAGCCCAAGCGCGTTCCCCAAGGGGTGATCCTCGCGCGGGATCCCCTCACCGCGATAGCGGGCGCCGAGGTGGTCCTGGTGCTCACCCCGCCCGCGGCCGCCCTGGAGGTGGCCTCGGCCGTGGGCGGGCAGCTAAGGCCTGGCCAGGTATATGCGGACTGCAACAGCACCTCTCCAGCTGTAAAGCGACGGGCCGCGGCCCTGGTGGAGCCTTCTGGGGCCCTGTTCGCGGACGTGGCCCTGATGGCGCCCGTACCCGGACGGGGCATCCGCACCCCTGCCCTGGCCAGCGGCCCGGGCGCGGGGGCGCTAGCGGATCGCCTGGCGCCGTTGGGGATGCCGGTACGGGTTCTGGGGCCGGAGGTGGGCCTAGCCGCCGGTCGCAAGCTGGTGCGCAGCGTATTCATGAAGGGCCTTGCGGTCTCCGTCCTGGAAGCCCTCGCAGCAGGTCGGGCGCTGGGCTGTGAGTCGGAAGTCTACGAGGACATCTCGAGGACCCTGGAGGAAGCCGACGCGTCGTTGCTGCACCGCCTCGTGGAGGGAACGTACCGGCACGCGGCGCGGCGGATGGACGAGATGCGGGCCGCCTGCGAGCTGCTGGACGAGCTGGGGATCCCTGGCCGGGTTGCCCGGGCGTGCGCGGCGTGGCTGGAGGAACTGGCGGGGCGGAGCTGA
- a CDS encoding ribosomal L7Ae/L30e/S12e/Gadd45 family protein — MTLEALRQAAYRAVGTNQTTKAIQRGKALVVFVAKDADPRVTESVVRAAQQQGLPLVQEHTKRELGRACGIAVDAAAAAILKGPASEA; from the coding sequence GTGACGCTTGAGGCGCTGCGCCAGGCCGCGTACCGTGCGGTGGGAACGAACCAGACGACCAAGGCCATCCAGAGGGGAAAGGCCTTGGTGGTGTTCGTGGCGAAGGACGCGGACCCGCGGGTCACGGAGTCGGTGGTGCGGGCGGCGCAGCAGCAGGGGCTCCCGCTGGTGCAGGAACATACCAAGCGGGAGCTGGGACGTGCGTGTGGGATCGCGGTGGACGCGGCCGCGGCCGCGATCCTGAAGGGACCCGCTTCGGAGGCGTAA
- the rpsL gene encoding 30S ribosomal protein S12, with amino-acid sequence MPTINQLVRYGREPLRHKSKSPALQGNPFKRGVCIQVKTMTPKKPNSALRKIARVRLTNGVEVTAYIPGIGHNLQEHSVVLVRGGRVKDLPGIRYHIVRGALDAAGVVGRRQGRSKYGAKRPKQ; translated from the coding sequence ATGCCGACCATCAATCAACTGGTGCGCTACGGGCGGGAGCCCTTGCGGCACAAGAGTAAGTCGCCGGCGCTCCAGGGGAACCCCTTCAAGCGCGGGGTGTGCATCCAGGTCAAGACCATGACCCCGAAGAAGCCGAACTCCGCTTTGCGGAAGATCGCGCGGGTCCGGCTTACGAACGGGGTGGAGGTCACGGCCTACATCCCGGGCATCGGGCACAACCTCCAGGAGCACTCCGTGGTCCTGGTCCGGGGAGGCCGGGTAAAGGACCTGCCCGGCATCCGGTACCACATCGTGCGGGGGGCTCTGGACGCGGCAGGGGTGGTGGGCCGACGGCAGGGACGCAGCAAGTACGGGGCCAAGCGGCCCAAGCAGTAG
- the rpsG gene encoding 30S ribosomal protein S7 — protein MPRKGPVPPRVIPPDVVYGSPLVQRLINKVMKKGKKTVAEWIVYGALRRVEERTGQPAVQVLEKAMGNVMPILEVRPRRVGGATYQVPIEVRPERRVSLGIRWLVEYARQRSGRSMIEKLAAEILDAAQGQGGAVKRRDEVHRMAEANKAFAHYRW, from the coding sequence ATGCCGCGCAAAGGACCGGTCCCGCCCCGGGTGATTCCGCCGGACGTGGTGTACGGGAGTCCCCTCGTCCAGCGGCTCATCAACAAGGTTATGAAGAAGGGGAAGAAGACCGTGGCGGAGTGGATCGTCTACGGCGCCCTCCGCCGGGTGGAGGAGAGAACCGGCCAGCCTGCGGTTCAGGTCCTGGAGAAGGCCATGGGGAACGTGATGCCGATCCTGGAGGTCCGCCCCCGCCGGGTGGGCGGCGCCACGTATCAGGTGCCCATCGAGGTGCGGCCCGAGCGACGGGTATCCCTCGGCATCCGGTGGCTGGTGGAATACGCCCGGCAGCGGTCCGGCCGGAGCATGATCGAGAAGCTGGCCGCGGAGATCCTGGATGCGGCCCAGGGTCAGGGCGGGGCCGTGAAGCGGCGGGACGAGGTGCATCGCATGGCGGAGGCCAACAAGGCCTTTGCCCACTATCGGTGGTGA